One genomic region from Maridesulfovibrio frigidus DSM 17176 encodes:
- a CDS encoding complex I subunit 4 family protein — protein sequence MQELAYPVLTSLVFFPLLAAFGLFFFRGDSVVRIYTLIVSVIELMLALPLFTHFKLDSAEFQFVERMDWVKHWGIEYYLGTDGISFLMIILTIAVLPLCVLCSWSYIKTRVKEFHFCLLFMTAACVGVFTALDLVLFYVFWEAMLVPMYLLIAVWGGPEKRYASLKFFLYTLAGSALLLVAIVAFRVVGGTFAIPELMEHSFTFGFQFWAFLALALAFAIKVPMFPFHTWLPAAHVQAPTAGSVILASVLLKMGTYGFLRFNLPLTPAATEYFAPFMIALSIASIIYGGAVALGQNDIKKIIAYSSVSHMGFVTLGIFLLNFRGLEGALFQMLNHGIVTGGLFMMIGAIYERSHSRDIFDNLGLGKYMPAYMGFWGLFALSSFGFPGTNSFVGEMLVFVGAFEYSPWVGAAIVPGAMIAAAYMLRVSLKLAWGRPTSWNGWKDLNLREWSYLAIPAVFVFYIGLAPGLTFRVMDASLEKLQNHVHTKAQLVSIEDGNPMEMAWDSIKNIVK from the coding sequence ATGCAAGAATTAGCTTATCCGGTTCTGACCAGCCTTGTATTCTTTCCGCTTCTGGCGGCCTTCGGATTGTTTTTCTTCCGAGGAGATTCCGTAGTACGGATTTATACGCTGATTGTGTCAGTAATCGAACTCATGCTTGCCCTGCCTCTTTTCACACATTTTAAACTGGACTCAGCTGAGTTTCAGTTTGTGGAAAGAATGGATTGGGTGAAACATTGGGGAATTGAATATTATCTCGGAACGGACGGCATCAGTTTTCTTATGATTATACTGACCATTGCTGTTCTTCCCTTATGCGTGCTCTGTTCATGGAGCTATATAAAAACAAGGGTAAAAGAATTTCACTTCTGCCTGCTGTTTATGACAGCGGCTTGTGTGGGAGTCTTTACCGCTCTTGATCTGGTTTTATTCTACGTGTTCTGGGAAGCGATGCTTGTACCTATGTACCTGCTCATCGCTGTATGGGGTGGACCTGAAAAGAGATACGCATCTCTCAAGTTCTTCCTTTACACACTTGCAGGTAGTGCGCTCCTTCTGGTTGCAATCGTTGCATTCAGAGTAGTGGGCGGAACATTTGCAATTCCTGAACTCATGGAACATTCCTTCACCTTCGGTTTCCAGTTCTGGGCATTCCTTGCTCTTGCTCTGGCGTTCGCGATCAAAGTTCCCATGTTTCCATTCCACACATGGTTACCTGCCGCTCACGTTCAGGCACCGACAGCAGGCTCAGTCATTCTGGCTTCCGTACTGCTTAAAATGGGAACATATGGTTTCCTTAGATTCAACTTGCCGCTGACACCAGCCGCAACTGAATATTTTGCTCCGTTCATGATTGCATTATCCATAGCTTCTATAATCTATGGTGGAGCAGTCGCGCTGGGGCAAAATGATATCAAAAAGATTATTGCTTACTCGTCTGTGAGTCATATGGGATTTGTAACTCTGGGTATCTTCCTCCTGAACTTTCGTGGTCTTGAGGGAGCGCTTTTCCAGATGCTCAATCACGGTATCGTAACTGGTGGTCTCTTTATGATGATCGGTGCAATATATGAACGCAGTCACAGTAGAGATATCTTCGATAACCTTGGTCTCGGTAAATATATGCCTGCATATATGGGATTCTGGGGACTGTTCGCGCTTTCCTCATTCGGTTTCCCCGGAACTAACAGTTTCGTAGGCGAGATGTTGGTTTTCGTAGGTGCCTTTGAATACAGCCCATGGGTTGGAGCCGCGATTGTTCCAGGTGCTATGATCGCAGCCGCATACATGCTCAGAGTTTCTCTCAAGCTTGCATGGGGCCGCCCGACATCATGGAACGGCTGGAAGGATTTGAATCTGCGTGAATGGTCTTACCTTGCCATTCCGGCAGTGTTCGTCTTTTACATCGGGCTTGCTCCAGGACTCACTTTCAGAGTCATGGATGCATCACTCGAGAAGTTGCAGAATCATGTCCATACCAAGGCTCAGCTTGTCAGCATCGAAGATGGCAATCCAATGGAAATGGCGTGGGACTCTATCAAGAATATTGTTAAATAA
- a CDS encoding Na(+)/H(+) antiporter subunit D, producing MEINGFLHPAVAFIALAMALPFFRGEHWKWLLLVPPVIAIVVVFTATMGEFGVIPYLGNTLILGRVDKLSLVFANVFAIQSLIGMIYALHMKDKAHHASAALYVAGSFGCVFAGDYLTLFIFWELMAVASTFLVWLHRTKTSSAAGYRYFLFHMLGGLFLLGGLLLRYHEIGTFAFLPVDPSSVQYYDWLILIGFCVNAAVVPLHAWLPDAYPEATIPGAVFMCAFTTKTAVYVLARGFSGVYILAVAGTFMAVYGVLYASMENNARRILSYHIVSQVGYMVAGIGIGTALCLNGAIAHAYAHILYKGLLFMSVGTILYAVGTADLDKLGGLVGKLPWLVILYMVGAVSISGMPFFNGFISKTMTITGAAESHNTLIAIGLEIAAVGTFLSVGIKLPYFAFFHKPAKTGLKLNPIPKNMYVAMAISAILCFAQGVYPQMLYSLLPFPVEYTPYTPWHLLQSAMLLAFTGAGFWIMRKIIVPHHGRNLDFDKLYRLIGRTGLGFVCRPIAWADSVWTTVYRVVGLKGLMDFAAGSSWFDRKGIDTVVDGTAYTVRDIGRTGAKMQTGRLQDYLGLTVFIALCIFGLVWYLG from the coding sequence ATGGAAATTAACGGATTTCTTCATCCGGCAGTTGCTTTCATAGCTCTGGCTATGGCGCTGCCGTTTTTTAGAGGTGAACACTGGAAATGGTTGCTACTTGTTCCGCCTGTTATCGCTATTGTGGTTGTTTTTACCGCCACAATGGGAGAATTCGGGGTTATTCCATATCTTGGAAATACCTTGATCTTAGGCAGAGTAGATAAACTCTCACTGGTGTTTGCGAATGTTTTTGCCATCCAATCACTGATCGGTATGATTTACGCTCTTCATATGAAGGATAAAGCGCATCATGCTTCAGCTGCATTATATGTTGCAGGATCATTTGGTTGTGTGTTTGCCGGAGATTACCTGACTCTCTTTATCTTCTGGGAACTGATGGCTGTAGCTTCGACATTCCTTGTCTGGCTGCATCGCACTAAAACTTCAAGCGCAGCTGGTTACAGATACTTTCTGTTTCACATGCTCGGCGGGCTATTCCTGCTTGGCGGATTGCTGCTTAGATATCACGAGATCGGTACTTTCGCGTTCTTGCCTGTCGATCCATCGTCAGTTCAGTACTACGATTGGCTGATTCTCATCGGATTCTGTGTAAACGCCGCAGTTGTTCCTCTGCATGCGTGGCTACCGGATGCATATCCTGAAGCTACCATTCCTGGCGCAGTATTTATGTGTGCGTTTACTACCAAAACAGCGGTTTACGTTTTGGCTCGCGGATTCTCCGGTGTATATATTCTGGCTGTTGCCGGAACATTTATGGCGGTCTACGGCGTACTTTACGCGTCCATGGAGAACAATGCGCGAAGGATTTTATCCTACCACATTGTCTCTCAGGTCGGGTATATGGTCGCAGGTATCGGAATCGGTACCGCATTGTGTTTGAACGGGGCTATCGCTCATGCTTACGCACATATCCTATATAAAGGACTGCTCTTCATGAGTGTCGGAACAATTCTCTACGCAGTAGGGACGGCAGATCTTGATAAGCTTGGCGGTTTGGTCGGAAAACTTCCATGGCTGGTTATACTGTATATGGTTGGGGCGGTTTCCATCTCAGGAATGCCATTCTTCAACGGATTTATCAGTAAAACCATGACCATTACTGGTGCGGCTGAGTCTCACAATACACTGATCGCAATCGGGCTTGAAATTGCCGCGGTCGGTACGTTCCTTTCGGTGGGTATTAAGTTACCGTACTTTGCCTTCTTTCATAAGCCGGCAAAAACGGGACTTAAGCTTAATCCTATCCCTAAGAATATGTACGTAGCCATGGCTATCTCAGCTATTCTGTGTTTCGCACAGGGTGTTTACCCGCAGATGCTTTATTCACTGCTTCCATTCCCTGTAGAATATACTCCTTATACTCCTTGGCACTTGTTGCAGTCAGCAATGCTGCTTGCATTCACAGGCGCAGGATTCTGGATTATGAGAAAGATCATTGTCCCTCATCATGGCAGAAACCTCGATTTCGACAAGCTGTACAGGCTGATCGGAAGAACAGGACTCGGTTTTGTGTGTCGTCCTATCGCATGGGCAGATTCAGTCTGGACCACTGTTTACAGAGTGGTAGGCCTTAAGGGACTAATGGACTTTGCAGCCGGATCATCATGGTTCGACCGCAAGGGGATTGATACGGTTGTGGACGGAACTGCTTACACGGTACGAGATATCGGCAGGACCGGTGCAAAGATGCAGACTGGACGACTTCAAGATTATCTTGGTCTGACTGTATTCATTGCGCTCTGTATTTTCGGACTTGTCTGGTACCTTGGTTAA
- a CDS encoding monovalent cation/H+ antiporter subunit D family protein, whose amino-acid sequence MTEIITSTSVLIPLAITLAAPILIYLFRSDQNRRESVSMIAGILTFISVLAMVPAALEGTIKYFTLFTIMPGITVSFAADGLSFVFALVASLLWIFATSYNIGYMRSENEHAQTRYYFCFAVAIFGALGVAFSANIFTLYLFYEVISVFTYPLVAHHQDDTSFNGARKYMVYLMGTSKLFLLPAMVLTYVLCGTLDFNLTDIQHGIFPADADPTLVMVTYVLYIAGLAKAALMPFHNWLPSAMVAPTPVSALLHAVAVVKAGVFSVSRIILSGFGVDLMDSLGLGLPTAYLAAITIVIASLIALTKDDIKARLAYSTVSQLSYIIIGVAMLTPEAVQGGLMHIAHHAFSKITLFFGAGAIYVATHLKQISKMDGLGRRMPWTFGAFSIAALSMIGVPPVCGFATKWYLAKGAVSIGEWGILIALLASTLLNAAYFAPIIYRAFFKAPAEGANLEQYNEAPLSMVIPLCTTALVSVWLGLYPQTFLQFINVFGKF is encoded by the coding sequence ATGACAGAAATAATCACCAGTACAAGCGTGCTGATCCCTCTGGCAATTACTCTGGCTGCTCCTATACTTATATATCTGTTTAGATCTGATCAAAACAGGCGTGAAAGTGTATCGATGATAGCCGGTATTTTAACGTTTATTTCGGTATTAGCAATGGTTCCAGCTGCGCTGGAAGGTACGATCAAGTATTTTACCTTGTTCACCATTATGCCCGGGATTACCGTTTCATTTGCCGCAGATGGATTATCATTCGTATTTGCCTTGGTAGCTTCACTTTTGTGGATATTCGCTACCAGTTATAACATCGGTTACATGAGATCTGAAAACGAGCATGCGCAAACCAGATATTACTTCTGTTTTGCTGTCGCCATCTTTGGCGCGCTCGGGGTTGCATTTTCCGCTAATATCTTCACACTTTACTTATTCTACGAAGTCATTTCAGTATTTACTTACCCGTTAGTTGCTCATCATCAGGATGACACCTCATTTAACGGTGCAAGAAAATACATGGTCTACCTCATGGGTACATCGAAATTGTTCCTCCTTCCCGCAATGGTTCTTACCTACGTGCTTTGTGGAACACTCGACTTCAACTTAACTGACATTCAGCACGGTATATTCCCTGCAGATGCAGATCCGACTCTTGTAATGGTTACTTATGTACTTTACATCGCCGGTCTTGCAAAAGCAGCTCTTATGCCATTCCATAACTGGCTTCCATCTGCGATGGTTGCACCGACTCCTGTATCAGCTTTGCTACACGCAGTTGCTGTTGTTAAGGCCGGTGTGTTCTCAGTTTCACGCATTATCCTCTCAGGATTCGGTGTGGACCTTATGGACAGTCTGGGACTCGGGTTACCGACCGCATATCTTGCGGCGATTACTATTGTGATCGCCTCGCTCATTGCGCTGACGAAAGATGATATCAAAGCGAGACTTGCTTATTCAACAGTAAGTCAGCTTTCATACATCATCATCGGTGTTGCCATGCTTACGCCTGAAGCTGTGCAGGGTGGGTTAATGCATATTGCCCATCATGCTTTCTCGAAGATCACATTGTTCTTCGGAGCTGGGGCGATTTACGTAGCAACTCATCTTAAACAGATCAGTAAAATGGACGGGCTAGGTCGACGAATGCCATGGACCTTCGGGGCATTCTCCATAGCGGCGCTATCCATGATCGGGGTTCCACCTGTTTGTGGGTTCGCAACCAAATGGTATCTGGCTAAAGGTGCTGTATCCATTGGTGAATGGGGTATTTTGATTGCGCTTTTAGCAAGTACTTTGCTGAATGCTGCATATTTTGCTCCTATTATCTACAGAGCGTTCTTTAAAGCTCCCGCAGAGGGCGCTAATCTTGAGCAGTATAATGAAGCTCCGCTCTCTATGGTTATCCCGCTATGTACTACGGCTCTTGTATCCGTCTGGTTGGGGCTATATCCCCAGACGTTTTTACAGTTTATTAACGTCTTCGGAAAATTCTAA
- the nuoK gene encoding NADH-quinone oxidoreductase subunit NuoK yields the protein MSPLMMYQLVALGLLAIGLYGIVWRKSLVGMLISVELMLNGAGLSIVSASQLTAADSATGQIATLFVMGLAAAEATLVLAIIVVVAKRFKSAETDTVSRLKG from the coding sequence ATGAGTCCGCTCATGATGTATCAGCTTGTCGCTCTTGGACTGCTGGCAATTGGCCTCTACGGCATTGTCTGGCGCAAGAGTTTGGTAGGGATGCTGATTTCAGTGGAACTTATGCTCAACGGAGCAGGGCTTTCCATTGTGTCTGCATCGCAGTTGACCGCAGCCGATAGTGCCACGGGGCAGATTGCAACTCTTTTTGTTATGGGACTGGCTGCTGCTGAGGCCACTTTGGTTCTCGCAATTATTGTAGTCGTTGCTAAACGTTTCAAGAGTGCTGAAACAGATACTGTTTCAAGGCTGAAGGGTTGA
- a CDS encoding NADH-quinone oxidoreductase subunit J family protein: MELMAKIAFVVYTLLVLGGGCFAVGAHSLVRAMVGLITSLLGVAGMYMLMAAPFMAFMQILIYVGAVCILMFFAIMLSRADAHGVESGSRRPGKALLSALAFISPVFVIGWVIVNYQPESISIPLEVPLEVLGKGLLDNYALAFELISVVLLAAMAGAVLLAFDKKGRAAE; encoded by the coding sequence ATGGAATTGATGGCTAAAATCGCTTTCGTTGTATACACGCTGCTGGTTCTCGGCGGAGGGTGTTTTGCAGTCGGAGCGCATAGTCTGGTTAGGGCTATGGTCGGGCTTATTACGTCTCTGCTCGGTGTAGCAGGAATGTATATGCTGATGGCTGCGCCGTTCATGGCGTTTATGCAAATACTTATTTATGTTGGAGCTGTCTGTATCCTTATGTTCTTCGCCATCATGCTCAGCAGAGCTGATGCCCACGGGGTTGAATCAGGATCACGCAGACCCGGCAAAGCGTTGCTTTCGGCGTTGGCATTCATTTCACCGGTTTTTGTAATCGGATGGGTTATCGTTAATTATCAGCCGGAAAGCATTAGTATTCCGCTTGAAGTTCCTCTCGAGGTACTCGGTAAAGGACTTCTCGATAACTACGCACTTGCCTTTGAACTAATTTCAGTGGTTCTGCTGGCGGCAATGGCCGGAGCGGTTCTACTTGCTTTTGATAAAAAAGGGAGGGCCGCTGAATGA